Proteins found in one Miscanthus floridulus cultivar M001 chromosome 4, ASM1932011v1, whole genome shotgun sequence genomic segment:
- the LOC136550738 gene encoding protein S40-5-like has protein sequence MGSRGYYGNGGGVGFFGSSSERLLHPAATQHDVSAAAADHLADLDEEDVWSVVTNDNSHHHQNSGALMHRRTAYAGGGGLSLAFEAASPSPPARHSAPVSVPEWPAATLPDDGGGGEWVPPHEYLQRRWCGGAAASSVLEGAGRTLKGRDITRVRDAVWSKTGFFG, from the coding sequence ATGGGTAGTAGGGGCTACTACGGTAACGGTGGTGGCGTTGGATTCTTCGGATCATCGTCAGAGCGACTCCTCCACCCGGCGGCGACCCAGCATGACGtctccgccgccgcggccgacCACCTCGCGGACCTGGACGAGGAGGACGTCTGGTCGGTTGTCACCAACGACAATAGCCACCACCACCAGAACAGCGGCGCCCTGATGCATCGTCGCACAGCGTACGCCGGGGGCGGCGGCCTGTCGCTCGCGTTCGAGgccgcgtcgccgtcgccgcccgcgCGGCACTCGGCGCCGGTCAGCGTCCCCGAGTGGCCCGCCGCCACTTTGCccgatgacggcggcggcggcgagtggGTGCCGCCGCACGAGTACCTGCAGCGGCGGTGGTGCGGAGGGGCGGCGGCGTCGTCTGTGCTGGAGGGAGCCGGGCGGACGCTCAAGGGCCGCGACATCACACGCGTGCGCGACGCCGTCTGGAGCAAGACCGGATTCTTCGGCTAG
- the LOC136549276 gene encoding potassium transporter 22-like has translation MAQQAAVDHQLTAGRGIMVPVCTAAAAAAAEGRNMAAGNNKRQKQQGSSCCSEHDQDMADLELALALPMGVQRQDSLYRDATRAGGGGGGNGSQQEGWARTLRLAFQCVGVLYGDIGTSPLYVYSSTFTGGIRDVDDLLGVLSLIIYSFLLFTIIKYVYIALRANDDGDGGTFALYSLISRHAKVSLVPNHQPEDELHTTDDAMGAVLGKRGSMRRRSVQMASHREQRAVWVKELLETSKPVRISLFLVTIVAAAMVISDACLTPAISVLSAVGGLKEKAPNLTTDQIVWITVGILVLLFAVQRFGTHKVGYLFAPVVLLWLLLIGGVGVYNLVKHDVSVLRAFNPKYILDYFRRNGRDAWVSLGGVLLCFTGTEALFADLGYFSVRSIQLSFGFGLVPAVLLAYIGQAAFLRRYPEQVANTFYQSTPEAMFWPTFVLALAASVIGSQAMISCAFATISHSQALGCFPRVKVLHTSRQYQGQLYIPEVNFLLALVACVVTLAFKTTAVIAEAHGICVVLVMLITTLLLTLVMLLVWRVNAACVALFFAVFAASESVYLSSVLYRFAHGGYIPVAMSALLVAVMVLWHYVHVKRYKYELERTVSHESVVRDLLPRCRTVPGVGLFYTDLVQGIPPVFPYLVDKIPSIHAVLLFVSVKHLPVPHIDATERFLFRQVTEAGTGTDSSPSSTPRVFRCVARYGYRDPLEEARDFAASLVERLQYYIRDVNLYGVDHQQPGAKVSYPSSRCDSMGVARQRSVMMLRQSSAASYYSYTTETAATTTQQLQLARSRSTSGGGPPPPGILHSASCAERADQLARARSTGIFAEEMLTPAESFSELSRMGSIGGMQQQAAAAVKISLEEMARIEEEQRFIEREMEKGVVYILGESEVVARPHSSLLKKILVNYAYAFLRNNCRQGEKMLAIPKSQLLKVGMSYEI, from the exons AAGCAGCAGGGGAGCAGCTGCTGCTCCGAGCATGATCAGGACATGGCGGACCTGGAGCTGGCGCTGGCGCTGCCGATGGGCGTGCAGCGGCAGGACTCGCTGTACAGGGACGCGAcgagggcgggcggcggcggaggcggcaacGGGAGCCAGCAGGAAGGGTGGGCGCGGACTCTGCGGCTGGCGTTCCAGTGCGTCGGCGTCCTGTACGGCGACATCGGGACGTCGCCGCTGTACGTGTACTCGAGCACCTTCACCGGCGGCATCCGCGACGTGGACGACCTCCTGGGCGTGCTCTCCCTCATCATCTACAGCTTCCTCCTCTTCACCATCATCAAGTACGTCTACATCGCGCTCAGGGCAAACGACGACGGAGACG GCGGTACGTTCGCGCTCTACTCGCTCATCTCTCGGCACGCCAAGGTGAGCCTGGTGCCCAACCACCAGCCGGAGGACGAGCTGCACACGACGGACGACGCCATGGGCGCCGTGCTGGGCAAGCGCGGCAGCATGCGGCGGCGGTCGGTGCAGATGGCGTCGCACCGGGAGCAGCGGGCCGTGTGGGTGAAGGAGCTGCTGGAGACGAGCAAGCCCGTGCGCATCTCCCTCTTCTTGGTCACCATCGTCGCCGCCGCCATGGTCATCAGCGACGCCTGCCTCACGCCCGCCATCTCCGTCCTCTCCGCCGTCGGGGGGCTCAAGGAGAAAGCGCCAAACCTCACCACAG ACCAGATCGTGTGGATCACTGTGGGTATCCTGGTGCTGCTGTTCGCCGTGCAGCGGTTCGGCACCCACAAGGTGGGCTACCTGTTCGCCCCCGTCGTCCTGCTGTGGCTGCTCCTCATCGGCGGCGTGGGCGTCTACAACCTGGTGAAGCACGACGTCAGCGTCCTCCGCGCCTTCAACCCCAAGTACATCCTGGACTACTTCCGCCGGAACGGCAGGGACGCCTGGGTCTCCCTCGGCGGCGTCCTCCTCTGCTTCACCGGCACGGAGGCGCTGTTCGCCGACCTGGGCTACTTCAGCGTGCGCTCCATCCAGCTCAGCTTCGGCTTCGGCCTCGTCCCCGCCGTGCTCCTCGCCTACATCGGCCAGGCCGCCTTCCTGCGGCGGTACCCGGAGCAGGTGGCCAACACCTTCTACCAGTCCACGCCGGAGGCCATGTTCTGGCCCACCTTCGTGCTGGCGCTGGCGGCGTCGGTGATCGGCAGCCAGGCCATGATCTCCTGCGCCTTCGCCACCATCTCGCACTCGCAGGCGCTGGGCTGCTTCCCGCGGGTCAAGGTGCTCCACACGTCGCGGCAGTACCAGGGCCAGCTCTACATCCCGGAGGTGAACTTCCTGCTCGCCCTCGTCGCCTGCGTCGTCACGCTGGCGTTCAAGACCACGGCCGTGATCGCCGAGGCGCACGGCATCTGCGTCGTCCTCGTCATGCTCATCACCACGCTGCTGCTCACCCTGGTGATGCTCCTGGTGTGGCGCGTCAACGCCGCCTGCGTCGCGCTCTTCTTCGCCGTCTTCGCCGCCTCCGAGTCCGTCTACCTCTCCTCCGTGCTCTACCGGTTCGCGCACGGAGGGTACATCCCGGTCGCCATGTCCGCGCTGCTGGTGGCCGTCATGGTGCTGTGGCACTACGTGCACGTGAAGCGCTACAAGTACGAGCTGGAGCGCACGGTGTCGCACGAGAGCGTCGTGCGGGACCTGCTGCCGCGCTGCCGCACCGTCCCGGGCGTCGGACTCTTCTACACGGACCTGGTGCAGGGCATCCCGCCCGTGTTCCCGTACCTGGTGGACAAGATCCCATCCATCCACGCCGTCCTGCTCTTCGTCTCCGTCAAGCACCTGCCAGTGCCGCACATCGACGCAACGGAGCGCTTCCTATTCCGGCAGGTGACGGAGGCCGGCACTGGCACCGACAGCAGCCCCAGCAGCACCCCGCGGGTGTTCCGGTGCGTGGCGCGCTACGGCTACCGGGACCCGCTGGAGGAGGCCAGGGACTTCGCGGCCAGCCTGGTGGAGCGCCTCCAGTACTACATCCGCGACGTCAACCTCTACGGCGTGGACCACCAGCAGCCGGGCGCCAAGGTCAGCTACCCGAGCTCGCGCTGCGACAGCATGGGAGTGGCGCGGCAGAGGTCGGTCATGATGCTGCGCCAGTCATCGGCCGCGTCCTACTACTCATACACTACGGagacggcggcgacgacgacccaGCAGCTTCAGCTGGCGAGGTCCAGGTCCACGTCGGGGGGTGGCCCGCCGCCGCCTGGCATCCTCCACTCGGCGTCGTGCGCGGAGAGGGCCGACCAGCTGGCCCGCGCCAGGTCCACGGGCATCTTCGCGGAGGAGATGCTGACGCCGGCGGAGTCGTTCTCGGAGCTGTCGCGGATGGGGAGCATCGGCGGCATGCAAcaacaggcggcggcggcggtgaagaTCAGCCTGGAGGAGATGGCGCGGATCGAGGAGGAGCAGCGGTTCATCGAGCGGGAGATGGAAAAGGGGGTGGTGTACATCCTCGGGGAGAGCGAGGTGGTGGCGCGGCCGCACTCGTCGCTGCTCAAGAAGATCCTCGTCAACTACGCCTACGCCTTCCTACGCAACAACTGCCGCCAGGGGGAGAAGATGCTCGCCATCCCAAAGTCGCAGCTGCTCAAGGTCGGCATGTCCTACGAGATCTGA